AAAAACGCGTCCTTGGCACACTGCTCTCTGGCTGTACCATTTCTTTCCTCACATCAAAAGAACACATTAatcataaaacaatatttttattattattattatttttcaaataattccCACTTGCTCTCCGTCACATGTATCAATCATATGTGCAAGATTTCTTGAGGGAAATCGCAGCATTGAGCTTTTTTGGATCCAAAGTTATGGAACATTGAATGGTTTTGTAGTATTTAGGCTTCACCAATTTCCCAAGCACATAAGCCCTAGATCGTAGCACAAAGTTGAGGTTCAATAGCACAGGCACAGTGGGCACACCCGTTGTGCTACTTAGGCTAGCACCACTTCCATATAGAGGGATCTTGTTACCCATCACTGCTACACTCACCAACCTTTGGCTCCTCCTAGATTGATAAAACTTCTTCATCTGCAACAACCGTTTCCAACGTTAGAAAAAAGTGAAACATCAAACATGTACGTATTATACTCTACTATACACTAGGATGTGTTGTGTTGTTCATGTATCTTACATTTCCCGAAGCAATTACAATGTCTGAATAGGACAGTTCCACGGGTGTGGATGTGACATGGACCCCAAAAAATGTGCCTGTGTTGCGGTATGCGAATTTCAAAGTGGAATTCAATGTAATCATATCGGTGGCTACCCCTGTTGCATCCGAACCTGCTTGGACCCTAACATGATCAAACTTTATGCTCTGCAAAATgcccataaaaaaatcaaaatcactcaTCAAGGAGACCCACTTCAGACTTCATCCTAAAAAGAACATGAAATTAATCAAGAGCAAGTGCACATTTCATTCCAAAAATGACAAATCGAACTAGGCCCACTTCAGATTTCATTTCATAAACACGAAATTGATCTAAGACCCAGTTCATATTTCAAtctgaaattacaaaactatcaaAACCCAGCTCATATTTCGTTGTAAGATTAAAACGTTATTAACACAGTTCAGATTTCATCCTAAAAGCACAAAATTGATCAAGACCAACTTCATAATTTCAAtctagaaatgaaaaaaataaatcaaaaccaAGTTCAGATTTCATCCTAAAAATTCGAAATTGATCAAGACCCAGTTCATATCTCATTAGAAAAACGAAAAATCGATCAAGACTCAGTTCAGATTTCATCCTAAAAACGCAAAATTGATCAGAACCCACTTCATATTTCATCCCAAAATTGAAAAACCAACCAAGCCACCAGTTCATATTTCaccgaaaaaaaaaatgaaaactcaaACACAACCCTCCTAGATTCCATCCTAAAAACTCAAACTTGATCAAGCCCCACCTCACTTCCCACCCTGAaaagcacaaaccaaaaac
This region of Glycine max cultivar Williams 82 chromosome 7, Glycine_max_v4.0, whole genome shotgun sequence genomic DNA includes:
- the LOC100811519 gene encoding uncharacterized protein, giving the protein MHAKTDSEVTSLAASSPTRSPPRRPLYYVQSPSRDSHDGEKTATTSFHSTPVLSPSASPPHSRHSSSTRFSKKDHSHSLKPWKQIDVIEEEGLLQGDDHHNGLPRRCYFLAFVVGFLVLFSFFSLILWGASRPMKPKINIKSIKFDHVRVQAGSDATGVATDMITLNSTLKFAYRNTGTFFGVHVTSTPVELSYSDIVIASGNMKKFYQSRRSQRLVSVAVMGNKIPLYGSGASLSSTTGVPTVPVLLNLNFVLRSRAYVLGKLVKPKYYKTIQCSITLDPKKLNAAISLKKSCTYD